The Lolium perenne isolate Kyuss_39 chromosome 6, Kyuss_2.0, whole genome shotgun sequence genome segment gcgggtccaaggtatgtctatagaattacaacactgactctgttacataagatcatcacagcctcctactttacaatgaggtaaaactgcaaataactccagaagaacgactcgtagtctagtcttatcacgaactctatttgtagagtatttaactagctatagaggctaagcatagattctagctaaataggagctaggtttaggaagaaagttcctttctattgctaatctaggttttctccttgttggatgtggtatctgactcatctgacagggtcctgtctcttgaagtagttgttgactcctcagccttcgagttgcactgtagatcctccttcgatgcctccatatctaagcaggggatttaagagtggtatgagtacgagcgtactcaacaagttcattataggaaagaggtgtttaatgcactagctacggcattagaccagaaagtctaataccaatgcaggttttcataatcatttcttcaaagggttgcttttattcagaagaactatgtccgtcagccttcaccggtttactagaacttcatggagctcctttccggccgcgttcgcagttccatatcccggaacagggagtgacaggtcatggttctttacaatctgcagaggtgtgttgctttacccataagagatcttaaccttggtgccaaccgagccgcgtgctcgtccacacttcctttggtgtgaggcccggtataaggtcatagccaatcatattcctccgctgcctcatacacccacccgtatttgcaaactccgaccctgggtcctcgtcggtccacttacacccctTAGGGACGGACccagaccacgacaacagttcaggtctctaccatgaactccttcgctggcagctgcaacccatcagagaccgcaattaccgtggggactttatcgggacccccaccctaccacttgtcctctcttggatcaagggtaccacttgtcctctcttggatcaagggtctacggtaaagcgcatccgttgatgtacaagaggtggaaatacaattgactattccgtcccactccagatcttatggttaacacgggtattacggcacaagaatcactggcgacatttgttgtttaatcctagatggatataaacccttgcaatggaacctccaccatatcaacacaatccatggttccattgcccaccacatagtcatattcatagttatgaaagtagtggttttgatttttatgcaatagtgataatcatagtactttgcaagtaatttgataaagatactcaaatgacatgagcaagtgatgaacttgcctttcttgactgcaagattatgtagtcaaggtcttcgatacgcaataactccaaattctgaaatagcatcatcgtccggtaaggacgatgtttaaaagattggcaaggatgcaataatgcataagtaggagatgcaatcgctctaagcgtgacctaaccccgatgatttaggattagtgagttgaaatgatttgtttagggtgtgttgcacttttacagtggttcacaaacaaggttcttattagggttgtgttgttttagaatcataagcaagtggtaaaatgcatagtaacaatcatacacactaaaggatagtagttgtataataagtggaagacaattgtcaattttaagtcctatagtgtatggttgatgattatttgttatatacttcaaaagaataacttttgaagaacatgttgtttaataaagaacaagtatgataattatggTTGTGGTTTCTATGGTTTAGTATGGTTTCAAAATTAGCTTcttgagtaagtattagatggatcctaacaaggttggaAGCACATCTTAGGCGATTCATTAAACttgggtgctatcaaggttggtataccttgctggtgatagctggctagggtttatagatcctattAAGAAGGTTTGATGGCTACttcttatttacttcaaaagaataacttttgaagaacatacttcttaagcaataagaagtatatcaattagggttgaggttgtctaggttttattattggattcactaagttagGAATAGTTGGTTCCTAAACAGGATGGTTCATAATCATCTAGTAGTTGCATGGTTTAGTTAAATAGGACCATATAGAGTGAATTAATACATAAGGTTTCTACTTTAGTTGATCAAAGTGGTGTTCTATTAATCAATGATGATTAATGGTGATGGCATGAAAATAACAAGTTTGGGTTCCCTTTTCATTAATACTACATGGTTGCTATTAGAGTTTTAATCAAATTGGTATACAGAGCATAACAATATATGAGCATACAATTAATAATAGTTGACACCATCTTAGCATGTAAAGAATAATTGTTAGCTTTAGGTACATGTGTTAAATTTGGGACTTAATAGATTATCTACCATAATAAAATAAGTAACACATAAATTCTAGCTATGACCTTCTACATAACATCCAATCCGACATGTTTTATAGGCAACTATCAGATCATGATCATGTAAAGTTAAATCAAACAATTCCAAGATATGTGTAAGTGTATGACTTAAAGTGTGGTTGGATTTTATATCTTTAGGTTTAATGGTAACTCATAATATTGTTTTAGAAAATAGAAGGGATAGCAACTTATAGTATATTTTGGTTCAAGTAATATATTTTTAGGGTTGAACGAATTTCCTACAAAGTATTAAATTGTTTTGAATTTAATTTACTAGTTTAAGTTAAAGAAGATATTCATCAAAAATATATGCAAATGCTAGAATATAGTTTCACATTGGCCAATATTTATTTTATATGTTTTATGCAAATTTTAAATGACATTTATGaattcaaaaataaaaatctATGTTTTGTTTATTAAATCATGTCAAGATTATAATAAGAAAATTATTACATGATTAAGGTTGACATACAATTTTAACATTTTTTTAAATCAATTAGTATTAATATGAATAATATTCCTATTTTTCTTTAGAAATTAGATTGCCAGGGATATACATACATACGAGTGGATTAGTTATTATGATTAGAGTTATTTGGGCCAATAGCATACACGTATCAATTAATCTAGATGGATTGGACCCAGCTCAAGTGCTCGCACGCACACGAACCTGATGCGCACTCTTCCTATCGCTATCCTCGCCTCTTCGCACGCACGCGAACAGCACGCCTCCGCGATGCAGCCGCCGCCTGTCGTCACTCCGGTCATCGCCGGCCGTCTCCGGCGCCGCTGTCCGTCGGCGAAGCTCCGCCATCCTCTCCTCCCCTGGTTTCCCTTCACCACGACGCCCGGTCGCCAACACGCGCGCGCCCGCGAGGATCCCAGCCCCGCCGTGCCGCCACTTTCTTCTGGCCGGTTCCGGCCATCTCTGGCGCCGGCTTGGTGTGGATTTGTTTCGCCTCACCTCTCTCTACCCCTCACCCTGGTCGATTTGATTCTCGTGGCCTCTCCCGTTTGCCCCCAACTTGAAAACCCTAGCTACTGCCGGCCGATTtggccatcgccggcctcctcctccgacgcTGTTCCCCGGCGTGGCCTCACCACAGACCTCCCTGCCATATACCACTGCCTCAGCGCCGCCCCTTTCCCGCACGCGTGCTTCACGGCAACCCTAGCCCACGGTTGGCTCGGTCGCCGGCGTGTTTCCGTCGCCGCCGCGGGCAGACTGCTGCGATGACGGTGAATTGGTGGTGTTGTGCTGCGGTGTTGTTGTACTGGTGGAGCGGTGTGGTGTTGGTGGTGACTACTGCATCCACGACGCCGGCCGGACGGCGTCTACGACTGCAACCCCGACGTCCGTGTACTGGTGGTGATGCACTGGTGGGGAATTGCTGTTGTGCTGGTGATGATTATTTCATCCTCGACGCCGGCTGGACGGTGCCacggacgcaaccccggcgtcggcCTCTTCCTCTATTCGACTACACCACTGTGAGCTattccccctctctctctgtaTTCTCTATGGCTATGAATTTGTTTACCAAGAACTTGAGTGTGCTTGGCCTCTTGACTTGGAAATAAACCTCCTTGTGGTTGACAGCCCGCTCGTCCTTGGGTGTTTATTTTGCAGCTAGAGGATAAGAAAATTGGGAAGATTTGGAATATGAAGAtttagtttagaaatttcttGTATTCTTTTataattttctatttcttttctaactTGTAATTTATTGAATAATGTTATTTGTAATAAAGTTTGAATTATTTATTCATTTGGAATTATCAAATGTGTTTACTATTACATATTAtgtttatatacttgtttaggttTAAAgttccaattcaaattcttatttgaatttctacctttcatatttgaatttgaattcaaattgttccCCTAAAACACATGAATTCAcaaagatcatgtcgaaatttgtcacactcacatcgatgactaactcaattccaccgatgtaagagaaacctcgatcactttggaggttttaaacaaaaacgcgaaaattccccggattttctatgcatgaatgcaatgcacacatctgtttcctctatttttttaaCCCCATTACCTAGGATATtacaccgccgccgccgaaacgcgtccgtgctgtgctcaccgggttagtttccttcgccatgtactttcgtttctttcgtcgctctctcctccagcaattaatgtgttcaaacttcaggtcgccggcggtcaagtacgcggataaaaaacgccagctcgaaatttcgagagacggttccagaaaccaagtgggctcgccgtcgccgccgctgccgccgccgccgaaacgcgtccgtgttgtgctcaccgggttagtttccttcgccatgtactttcgtttcttcttgcccgggctcaagctctttaagagtctctatggttatacatcttaaagggttggaagttccaacgacgcccgtactgcaccaacttccacgaccaaggaatcatcgtcgtccgatgatttcaacccggccctaccccggcgaaatgaggtagcaccaagcactgtgtagttatcttcttctttttcttcttcctttgcgcttacttgctaccgatgatttcgccctgaaggaagcggcaccgactatcgacaccactgtcgccatcttgatggaaaaaaacgaggagctcagcttagagtgtgatcgcctccgagacgatttggctgccaagaagaagaattcgaaaactcttgtggagctcatttgcagccttcgcaatgagcgcgacatgttgaagaacgagctgattaagcagaaagagaggaacattgcatcagcagagaaagccagcagcatactcaagattgtgtgcctcgaaagagacaagtctgatatagagtacaaaatccttcttcaggacaaagtacagctccaaaagttgaaccttgaatatgctgacatcgccatccttgcccttctcgagaggcagaaggcacaagataagttgatgcacctgatgttggagagctgcagtgaaagagaagagacattgaaagaagtgagcagtttggtgggatacatgagtgacgtcgggcgaacttcgcagaatccgccccggctgagctcaaattccagcagaaccagctttcagcaatgcatgttatgcgcacctacaacttctactcattgattagaggtcgcacgacatgccattttccctcgaaatagtagtattgtactaatagttgtactacttaatatgtacctttttgtaaaataatttcttacatgtattagaaactacccctctcaTTTCTagatgcacccgggacattgtcatctggccctcttctggacaaaccccctcgggaatgacggtatattttgcacatttctctaccagtacttctaattccaccgcttatttttaTAATCCGTTTAATCGTTAAttagatgaccaactgatggaagctgcgatagattagaccaacaagttgtgaattgtgcaaaagatatgtccgtgttttatgcaaaagagtgatatggggatccggtggaatcttgaatttcctcttcagtggtaggcattcttcacttatagctggagtacattgcggacctggtgcatttcgtcagtaccgatcagctatttttgcttatccgggaagaaaaggtagtactagccttttctgtgagatgtcttttcagtgctacggagttgtctgttcactgtttgctttgtctgtcggtcactttgccaagctgactttgccatgactttgggtgaatgatatgtggaccacagttgtaattgactcaaagtcactgagtttggggactcctgaatgcttcgtatatttctgacggtttctgaattatgtactccgtacaacttttgtaatattggtcaaactagttttgaccagggtttgtgtagggtggtttttttttggttggtccaaatggtgttgtgtggtccaaatgtgatgtatcatcacaccaccatgtgcccccttcccccaccccacccctaggttttggtaatgccattctgatacatgcttcttagaaggagtacattttttccgttagggcatgacaattttgaaaaattcaaaaaaaatgggaagacagaatggtaacatcattttccatgtgatgatgcacccatgtgcaaaattttggttcattttaagaatgtaaggtgacaaattactcgaggaagctagttggagtagacgggcatgatcggattggcataggggatttattttttgaaggatgttatttttcatagacaatatctgacacaaaaaataaaatgttaaggtctcatattattctgaatgattttgaattacttatgacgcttGGAAGcattggtatacatgagtcccacatgaagttaaatggtccaaaaaaaaagtttcgtacacgtctcccagaaagtggaaagtcgagtacatgcatgacttGACGCGTCCACTAatggatacagagagtcagaggctataaaataatcggcctcatcatctctcgcgagctcgtcctctccactcccccaacttgcctcccccacactgtgaaaaacccccatccactcaccgcacctttgaggcatcgactttcccgtttccaaccgcagcagcatgaagacaggtattgcatacgaggcggagcaataggcgaccgcccacgcagaggatgcctctacggtagtggccgtcgcggtgggtgaggcttcaccgggcacccaggccgctcgtctcctctgcttgtctgattcttcgacctcggtcgaaatgggcgtcctggccgtcacgacgggtgaggcttcaacgggcacccatgccgctcgtctcctctgcttgtctgattcttcgacctcggtcgaaacgggcgtcctggccgtcgagcagaaggtggataccaacgttgtttatcccgccgaagatgtgcacggcgttgcaggccaccacggcgaggtcttcctaggcccgatgctggacgcgaacctcgaccccttcgatgatttcggcccaaacgttcagttccaggaggatgttgagggtgatgacgaggaggtacttcaCTTTTACTGAAACTGTCCcaatcctctttgtgtcatattgctgttcacatggtttgcacgagcctggttcttgattgatttgatatcctaccttgttcttgtagatgtaatttaTTCTACGActcgtaagatcagattctagtttaatttcgactaatctaccatgtagtcatataatcaatttatgtgttcatacttagtggacttgcaattgttgtggcttatgttcatggttgttcatagggtttctcatgatttattacgatttattctgccatttacttgttctacacatttaattttagggtttctaaggtttgattatgttagtggagtatttattcgatctgtcataaaaaacctgattatgtagtacttaataattcataggagtattctgatgacatggacaacaacaaggtgtgcagggaccggaaaagccgctatgttctcaagcggctgaagggtggtgaaattcgtttatgcatgcgcggggagctattttgcccattatgtggcaaatttctctagaaggacatccaaagcctgatccaacatgcgatgggtgtaggcctaagtacatagggggaagcaccgccctgcaaccaaggccaagcacgcatcatatggcctcttcctccagaattacgtcttgcctagcttgctccacgtcaacgcccctgctgctagccctcatgctcctggtcatgtttaaagttcatatgtgtaatcttaatccctttggaagttcagcattaaactctactagtacaaccgtggtggtcttgtgatgtagtacccttttgatgcatttgtcatgtagtagtactttttttcaaatgatatagtactatctaagaaaagtactccctccgattcacattcatttcacaccaagaaacaaggatcagagcgagggagtaaattaaacatggcatctcgtgcatgaagcttgacatatcgatcaggttggctagaatagcaatacaatgctgctcattaggcaaatgcatgccatgt includes the following:
- the LOC127307372 gene encoding uncharacterized protein; protein product: MQPPPVVTPVIAGRLRRRCPSAKLRHPLLPWFPFTTTPGRQHARAREDPSPAVPPLSSGRFRPSLAPAWSPAVKYADKKRQLEISRDGSRNQVGSPSPPLPPPPKRVRVVLTGVGSSNDARTAPTSTTKESSSSDDFNPALPRRNEEAAPTIDTTVAILMEKNEELSLECDRLRDDLAAKKKNSKTLVELICSLRNERDMLKNELIKQKERNIASAEKASSILKIVCLERDKSDIEYKILLQDKVQLQKLNLEYADIAILALLERQKAQDKLMHLMLESCSEREETLKEVSSLVGYMSDVGRTSQNPPRLSSNSSRTSFQQCMLCAPTTSTH